The nucleotide sequence GTCTTACATCAAACTTTTGTTTATATTTTACTACGTCAAGTTGAAAATCGTCATATCTGTGACGACcatatgttttgtatataaaTGTCAAATTGCATCCATATGAATCGACTTGATGATTAAGAGATATTCCCGTTCATGAGGTTACAGAAGTCTTTCGCTGTGATGTTGGACCAAATGGGAGAATTCTCATAAGAGGGATGAGCGTGACCGGAGAGAGGAAGGTTCGCAGGAAGAATATGGTCTCTAAGATGCAAACTCAGAACTTATGCCCACCGGGTGAATTTACTGTTTCATTCCAGCTACGAGGTCCAATTGATCATCTAAACTTGTCTTGTAATTTTGGACCTGACGGGATTTTTGAAGGTGTTGCGAAGAAATAACAGCAGGTCCTTTAAGGTCCAGTGAAATATTTAGATCAAAATCCTTCATCTCTCTAAGTACCTCTATAGTCCAAAGTACTTTGTTTGGAGTTGCATGTGAAAGTTGTGTCTCTGGCTTTCCCACTTTTATATAAGTCAAACAAGCCAATTATATTAACCATTGTATCTGAACCAATTATATTATTCTGCCTTTTAGCTTCCTGATCTATGAACAATCACTCTGCATTGTTTTTGGAATGTGAACATATTTTTTCATGTTGAGCTtcataattctttttattttgaattaattgttCCACTTCATTAATCACTACTGCAAAAATGTCTCTTTTCTTGAACCTAATTCTGTGTTTTGCTTGTAGATGGTAGGGAGAAGCCAAATTTAGAAGACCAGGAGCAATGCTGCAGTTGATTCCGGGTTCTTTCTGCAGCTT is from Capsicum annuum cultivar UCD-10X-F1 unplaced genomic scaffold, UCD10Xv1.1 ctg21322, whole genome shotgun sequence and encodes:
- the LOC124890640 gene encoding alpha-crystallin domain-containing protein 22.3-like; the protein is NSQQHAGGQPVVVFFSACPAREECDNFINHANGRVALTGSAFLGEVGSFMGSVDIAESEDAYVFRVSLPGVDRDEKVFRCDVGPNGRILIRGMSVTGERKVRRKNMVSKMQTQNLCPPGEFTVSFQLRGPIDHLNLSCNFGPDGIFEGVAKK